From a single Rutidosis leptorrhynchoides isolate AG116_Rl617_1_P2 chromosome 5, CSIRO_AGI_Rlap_v1, whole genome shotgun sequence genomic region:
- the LOC139846777 gene encoding protein DETOXIFICATION 46, chloroplastic has protein sequence MNSKTLIRHTSYIKTTTINPNFNHPLSNIRPSQCRIHSGNSSHYPLFRTNRFSSRFFNTHVNRNSAAVSSVGDCSEDEEEIASKLTVIDDDLAGNESLWEQLVEILKFSGPAAGLWLCGPLMSLIDTAVIGQSSSVELAALGPGTVLCDYMSYGFMFLSVATSNMVATSLAKQDKSEVQHQISTLLFVGMACGIMMLFFTRFRGEWALSAFAGAENAHMISAANTYVQIRGLAWPAVLVGWVAQSASLGMKDSWGPMKALAVASVINGIGDVVLCLFLGYGIAGAAWATMVSQVVAGFMMIESLKEKGYNGYAVTVPSPSELLLIIKLAAPVFLMMMSKVAFYSLLVYFATLIGTQTVAAHQVLLQLYCMFAVGGEPLSQTAQSFMPELIYGAKRSLSKARLLLKSLLTIGASMGLILGAAGTIVPWLFPKVFSPDPHVIKEMHKVLIPYFIALSVTTSTHSLEGTLLAGRDLRFISISMSTIFTLGALLLLLFSNLGYGLPGCWWTLALFQWSRFTVALLRLVSPNGILYSEDTTRYDLGNVKTT, from the exons ATGAATTCTAAAACCCTAATTCGCCACACCTCATACATCAAAACAACTACAATCAACCCTAATTTCAATCATCCACTTTCAAATATACGTCCGTCACAATGCCGCATTCATTCCGGTAATTCATCTCACTATCCGTTGTTCCGTACAAACCGGTTCAGTAGCCGGTTTTTTAACACTCATGTGAACCGGAACTCTGCTGCGGTTTCGTCTGTTGGTGATTGTAGTGAAGATGAAGAGGAAATTGCGAGTAAATTGACGGTGATTGATGACGATTTGGCGGGAAATGAGAGTTTATGGGAGCAGTTAGTTGAGATTTTGAAGTTTTCAGGGCCTGCTGCTGGATTGTGGTTGTGTGGACCGTTAATGAGTTTGATTGATACTGCTGTGATCGGTCAATCGAGTTCTGTTGAACTTGCTGCTTTAG GGCCGGGTACTGTGCTTTGCGATTATATGAGCTATGGATTTATGTTTCTTTCTGTAGCTACATCAAATATGGTTGCTACTTCGCTCGCGAAACAG GATAAATCTGAGGTGCAACATCAGATATCGACGTTGCTTTTTGTTGGAATGGCATGTGGTATAATGATGCTTTTCTTCACAAGGTTTCGTGGTGAATGGGCACTGAGCG CTTTCGCTGGAGCCGAGAATGCACATATGATATCAGCAGCAAATACATACGTTCAG ATTCGAGGCTTGGCGTGGCCTGCAGTTCTTGTTGGATGGGTTGCTCAGAGCGCAAG TCTTGGAATGAAGGATTCATGGGGACCTATGAAGGCTCTTGCAGTTGCAAGTGTTATCAATGGCATTGGTGATGTGGTTTTGTGCTTGTTTTTAGGCTACGGTATTGCAGGAGCAGCATGGGCAACAATGGTGTCCCAG GTTGTTGCAGGTTTTATGATGATTGAATCGCTAAAGGAGAAAGGGTATAATGGTTATGCAGTTACTGTTCCGTCACCTTCAGAATTGCTACTAATAATCAAGCTTGCTGCTCCCGTGTTTCTAATGATGATGTCAAAG GTGGCATTCTATTCTCTACTTGTGTACTTTGCTACATTAATCGGCACACAAACTGTTGCAGCTCACCAG GTCCTTCTGCAACTATACTGTATGTTTGCTGTAGGAGGTGAACCTCTGTCTCAAACCGCACAATCATTTATGCCAGAGCTTATATATGGCGCTAAACGAAGTCTGTCAAAG GCAAGGTTGCTGTTAAAGTCACTATTGACAATCGGTGCGTCAATGGGATTAATATTAGGTGCTGCTGGTACAATTGTTCCCTGGTTATTCCCCAAAGTATTTTCACCCGATCCACATGTCATAAAGGAG ATGCACAAAGTTCTAATACCCTACTTCATTGCTTTATCTGTGACAACAAGCACTCATAGCCTCGAAGGAACATTGCTG GCTGGACGCGATTTAAGATTTATTAGTATATCGATGAGCACGATTTTTACTCTGGGTGCTCTTCTCCTCTTG CTTTTTAGCAATTTAGGATATGGTTTGCCTGGCTGTTGGTGGACATTAGCTCTGTTCCAATGG TCCCGATTTACTGTTGCTCTACTACGTCTTGTCTCACCAAATGGCATCCTTTACTCTGAGGATACAACCCGTTATGATCTTGGGAACGTTAAAACTACCTAA
- the LOC139847551 gene encoding small ribosomal subunit protein uS3z-like, with protein sequence MATQLSKKRKFVADGVFFAELNEVLTRELAEDGYSGVEVRVTPMRTEIIIRATRTQNVLGEKGRRIRELTSLVQKRFKFPENSVELYAERVNNRGLCAIAQAESLRYKLLGGLAVRRACYGVLRFVMENGAKGCEVIVSGKLRAQRAKSMKFKDGYMVSSGQPVKEYIDSAVRHVLLRQGVLGIKVKIMLDWDPSGKLGPKTPLPDNVVIHMPKDDVVALPPKEVEEYRPSLVPDEPLPVPMSIPVQG encoded by the exons ATGGCGACTCAACTTAGCAAAAAACGAAAg TTTGTAGCTGATGGAGTGTTCTTTGCTGAGCTGAACGAGGTCCTCACCCGGGAACTTGCAGAGGATGGTTACTCTGGTGTTGAAGTCAGGGTTACACCTATGCGTACTGAGATCATCATCAGGGCCACCCGAACCCAAAATGTTCTTG GTGAAAAGGGAAGGAGAATAAGGGAGTTGACATCTCTTGTTCAGAAGCGATTTAAGTTCCCTGAAAACAGTGTTGAGCTTTATGCTGAACGTGTTAACAACAGGGGACTCTGTGCCATTGCCCAGGCTGAGTCTCTGCGTTACAAGCTTCTTGGTGGACTTGCTGTTCGCAG GGCTTGTTATGGTGTTTTAAGATTTGTTATGGAGAATGGAGCCAAAGGATGTGAG GTAATTGTTAGCGGAAAGCTTAGGGCTCAGCGTGCAAAATCAATGAAGTTCAAGGATGGATACATGGTATCCTCTGGTCAACCTGTTAAAGAGTATATTGACTCTGCTGTTAGGCACGTGCTTCTTAGACAG GGGGTGCTTGGTATCAAGGTTAAGATCATGCTTGACTGGGATCCTTCGGGCAAGCTTGGCCCAAAGACACCGTTACCCGATAACGTTGTTATTCACATGCCTAAAGACGATGTTGTTGCACTCCCACCCAAAGAAGTAGAGGAATATAGACCATCTCTTGTTCCTGATGAGCCTTTGCCTGTGCCAATGTCAATCCCAGTACAaggttaa